One segment of Takifugu rubripes chromosome 5, fTakRub1.2, whole genome shotgun sequence DNA contains the following:
- the c1ql1l2 gene encoding C1q-related factor, which yields MLVLVLVVLIPVLVSSVSTDASHYEMLGTCRMVCDPYLNKGTPPSSTSSTGLQAEAEALSDHSNVHPPSTLLQGPQGKPGRPGKPGPPGPPGEPGPPGPAGPPGDRADQGRTGILGLGGNGAISTATYSTVPRVAFYAGLKNPHEGYEILKFDDVVTNLGNNYDGISGKFICSIPGTYFFIYHVLMRGGDGTSMWADLCKNGQVRASAIAQDADQNYDYASNSVILHLDAGDEVYIKLDGGKAHGGNNNKYSTFSGFILYAD from the exons ATGCTAGTTCTGGTACTGGTGGTCCTCATTCCCGTCCTTGTCAGCTCTGTAAGTACAGATGCCAGTCACTATGAGATGTTGGGCACCTGTCGTATGGTGTGCGACCCCTACCTGAACAAGGGCACtccacccagcagcaccagttccACCGGTCttcaggctgaggctgaggcatTGAGTGACCACAGCAATGTGCACCCTCCTTCAACTTTACTACAGGGTCCACAAGGGAAGCCTGGCAGGCCAGGAAAGCCAGGACCACCCGGACCACCAGGAGAACCAGGCCCACCAGGACCAGCTGGGCCTCCTGGTGACAGAGCGGATCAAGGAAGGACTGGGATTTTGGGTCTTGGGGGGAACGGAGCTATCAGCACCGCCACTTACAGCACAGTGCCCCGGGTGGCCTTCTATGCAGGGCTTAAGAACCCCCACGAAGGCTACGAGATCCTCAAGTTTGACGATGTAGTCACCAACCTAGGCAACAACTACGACGGCATTTCGGGCAAGTTCATCTGCAGCATCCCAGGTACATACTTCTTCATCTACCATGTgctgatgagaggaggggatggCACCAGCATGTGGGCAGATCTCTGTAAAAACGGCCAG GTTCGTGCCAGTGCTATTGCCCAAGACGCTGACCAGAACTATGACTACGCCTCCAACAGCGTCATCCTCCATCTGGATGCAGGGGACGAAGTTTACATCAAACTGGATGGTGGAAAAGCCCAcggaggaaacaacaacaagtaCAGCACTTTCTCGGGCTTCATCCTCTATGCAGACTGA